From a region of the Butyrivibrio sp. AE3004 genome:
- the rlmD gene encoding 23S rRNA (uracil(1939)-C(5))-methyltransferase RlmD: MRKENTQNSANIKKTDTGRNKSVRNKTTADKKTYAGKRTAPGKKTYEGQGKTADKKSYAGKKTASEIKNSSKTVPGKCPVSKKCGGCQMIDVPYREQIKRKHKREEELLGAFGKVEPFIEMEHPDHYRCKVHAVFTHDRKGNPLSGIYKEGTHDVVPVDACYLENEKADAIIASIRNLLKSFKIKTYDEDNGYGLFRHVLIRVGHNTGEIMVVLVLTSPILPSKNNFVKALLKEHPEITTIVINVNDKHTSMILGDKEKAVYGPGFIYDTVCGMKFKISPKSFYQVNPVQTEKLYSKAVELAGLTGKETVLDCYCGVGTIGIIASPHAAEVIGVELNKDAVRDARINAKMNEIKNIDIYENDASRFMVQMAEAGEHVDVVFMDPPRSGSTEIFMDSMFKLNPDRIVYISCSPDSLARDLEYITKNGYRAKRIIPVDMFPYTRSCETVVLIVKTS; the protein is encoded by the coding sequence ATGAGAAAAGAAAACACTCAGAACAGTGCAAACATAAAAAAAACAGATACAGGTAGAAATAAGTCTGTAAGAAATAAAACTACTGCAGACAAAAAAACATATGCCGGAAAACGGACTGCTCCCGGGAAGAAAACATATGAAGGACAGGGAAAAACTGCTGATAAAAAATCATATGCAGGAAAGAAGACTGCTTCCGAAATAAAAAATTCTTCCAAAACGGTTCCGGGAAAATGTCCTGTATCAAAAAAATGTGGTGGCTGTCAGATGATTGATGTTCCCTACAGGGAACAGATCAAGAGAAAGCACAAGAGGGAAGAAGAGCTTCTTGGTGCATTCGGTAAGGTTGAGCCTTTTATTGAGATGGAACATCCTGATCACTACAGATGTAAAGTACACGCAGTGTTTACGCATGACAGAAAGGGCAATCCTTTATCCGGAATTTACAAGGAGGGCACACATGATGTTGTGCCCGTCGATGCATGTTATCTTGAGAACGAAAAGGCTGATGCGATCATAGCTTCTATACGCAACCTGCTTAAATCCTTTAAGATAAAGACCTATGATGAGGACAATGGCTATGGACTTTTCAGACATGTTCTCATAAGAGTTGGACATAACACCGGAGAAATCATGGTGGTATTGGTACTTACATCACCAATCCTTCCATCCAAGAATAATTTTGTTAAGGCACTTTTAAAGGAACATCCCGAAATAACAACTATTGTAATAAATGTCAATGATAAGCATACCAGCATGATACTCGGAGATAAGGAGAAGGCTGTTTACGGTCCGGGATTTATCTATGACACAGTATGCGGAATGAAGTTCAAGATTTCTCCCAAGTCCTTCTACCAGGTTAACCCTGTACAGACAGAGAAACTCTATTCCAAGGCAGTTGAACTTGCGGGGCTTACAGGAAAAGAAACTGTCCTTGACTGTTATTGCGGCGTGGGAACGATTGGTATTATCGCAAGCCCTCATGCTGCTGAGGTTATCGGTGTTGAGCTTAATAAAGATGCAGTTCGTGATGCAAGAATAAATGCAAAAATGAACGAAATAAAGAATATAGATATCTATGAAAATGATGCGAGCAGATTTATGGTGCAGATGGCTGAAGCAGGTGAGCACGTGGATGTAGTGTTCATGGATCCGCCAAGATCAGGCTCTACCGAAATTTTCATGGACTCCATGTTCAAGCTTAATCCTGATAGAATTGTTTATATTTCCTGCAGTCCTGATTCACTTGCGAGAGACCTTGAGTATATTACAAAAAACGGATACAGGGCTAAGCGAATTATACCTGTTGACATGTTTCCGTATACACGTTCCTGTGAAACTGTAGTGCTTATTGTCAAAACTTCATGA
- a CDS encoding acyltransferase family protein, with amino-acid sequence MRKTYLDNIRWITVVLVVIYHVIYIFNGVTQYGIIGPFSEHQPQDTYQYIVYPWFMLLLFVVSGMSARYELVKRTEKEFIRVRTRKYLVPSTVGLLVFGWVLGYYNMLISGAFSSMNNVPMPILFLIMAVSGSGPLWYIQMLWLFSLILVLIRRIEKDRFYNICGKANLLIVILLVIPVYGAAQILNTPIIVVYRFGIYGLGFLIGYFVLSHDEVMDRLGKNWLLLSILALASCVAFVILYKGQPYPEHVVLDTIMCNVYAWFGTLGILAFMKKWGNSTNAFAKWMCKKSWGLYVFHYLMIAVSGWYLHTLCPSLAPIIVYLLVAIAAFAGSYILYEIMSRIPFIRLCVLGIKKEKKE; translated from the coding sequence ATGAGAAAGACATACTTGGATAATATTCGCTGGATAACAGTGGTGCTGGTTGTAATCTATCATGTAATTTACATATTCAACGGCGTGACACAGTATGGAATCATCGGACCTTTCAGTGAACATCAGCCCCAGGATACATACCAGTACATTGTATATCCGTGGTTCATGTTACTTCTGTTTGTGGTATCCGGCATGTCAGCCAGATATGAACTGGTTAAACGGACAGAGAAGGAATTTATCAGAGTAAGGACGAGAAAATATCTTGTGCCATCAACAGTCGGTCTTCTGGTTTTCGGCTGGGTTCTTGGATACTACAATATGCTGATATCCGGAGCATTTAGTTCCATGAACAATGTACCAATGCCAATCCTTTTTCTGATAATGGCAGTCAGCGGCTCAGGCCCTCTGTGGTACATACAGATGCTCTGGCTCTTTAGCCTGATACTGGTACTGATCAGAAGAATTGAAAAAGACAGATTCTATAATATCTGTGGCAAGGCCAATCTTCTGATAGTTATACTTCTTGTCATACCCGTATACGGAGCAGCGCAGATACTTAACACACCGATAATAGTGGTATACAGATTCGGTATCTACGGACTGGGATTTTTGATAGGATACTTTGTACTGTCTCATGACGAAGTGATGGATCGACTTGGCAAAAACTGGCTGCTATTAAGCATCCTTGCCCTCGCATCCTGCGTAGCCTTCGTGATTTTATATAAAGGTCAGCCATATCCGGAGCACGTAGTTCTGGATACAATCATGTGCAATGTATACGCATGGTTTGGAACTCTCGGTATACTTGCCTTCATGAAAAAATGGGGCAATTCCACGAATGCTTTCGCAAAATGGATGTGTAAAAAGTCATGGGGCCTATATGTTTTCCATTATCTGATGATAGCGGTCAGCGGATGGTATCTGCATACTTTATGTCCGTCCCTTGCGCCCATCATCGTATATCTGCTGGTTGCAATAGCAGCATTTGCAGGCTCCTACATTCTGTATGAAATCATGAGCCGTATACCTTTCATAAGGTTGTGTGTTCTGGGTATAAAAAAGGAGAAGAAAGAATGA
- a CDS encoding helix-turn-helix domain-containing protein — MSFADNLMELRKLNNLSQEDIAEKIGVSRQTLSKYETGESLPDIERCKRLADLFGVTMDDLISYEKNDSDNLGYAIPPKGKHIFGMVKVGDKGQIVIPSKARKIFDIKTGDNLIVLGDEFHGIALIKEAGLLGLINSAKESMDS, encoded by the coding sequence ATGAGTTTTGCAGATAACCTTATGGAATTAAGAAAGCTTAATAACCTGTCACAGGAGGATATTGCAGAAAAGATAGGAGTATCCAGACAGACGCTTTCTAAATATGAAACCGGAGAGTCACTGCCGGATATAGAGAGATGTAAGAGGCTGGCAGACCTCTTTGGTGTAACCATGGACGACCTTATCTCATATGAAAAGAATGATTCTGACAACCTGGGATATGCTATACCGCCTAAAGGAAAACATATCTTTGGAATGGTTAAAGTGGGAGATAAGGGGCAGATTGTCATTCCTTCCAAGGCTAGAAAAATCTTTGATATTAAAACAGGCGACAATCTTATCGTCCTCGGAGATGAATTCCATGGAATAGCTCTCATTAAGGAGGCGGGACTTCTGGGGCTTATCAACAGTGCAAAAGAAAGTATGGATTCATGA
- a CDS encoding CPBP family intramembrane glutamic endopeptidase: MKRLKALFLYMLGTLGQIVIVCIAVYLLRRSGLTVNYTSPIGLAAITVGGISSALWGTIISIRYRKSTIKTVLSDFFRIKQSYKNYLLMVFFIFLDFLPFVFGGSIVVSAWYLPIIMFFKHIAFGGIEEIGWRYLFQPVLQERINYVLATTLTFVAWGIWHFLYFFIEGTISDIDALPFLIGLITNCFILSALFTKTKNLWLCVMTHSLINVCSQLFTEGNVYVSYACKALIVAVAIVIVYFCKGHKCDEMEYYSST; encoded by the coding sequence ATGAAAAGATTAAAAGCACTGTTCCTATATATGCTGGGAACACTGGGACAAATAGTAATAGTTTGCATTGCAGTTTATTTACTTCGACGTAGTGGATTGACTGTAAATTACACTTCCCCAATCGGATTGGCTGCTATCACTGTTGGCGGCATATCGTCTGCTTTATGGGGAACCATAATCTCAATCAGGTATCGTAAATCAACGATAAAGACGGTTTTATCAGATTTCTTTAGGATAAAACAGAGCTATAAGAATTATCTTTTGATGGTGTTCTTTATTTTTCTGGATTTCTTACCTTTTGTATTTGGTGGAAGCATTGTGGTGAGTGCCTGGTATCTGCCGATAATCATGTTTTTCAAGCATATTGCATTTGGCGGTATCGAAGAAATAGGCTGGAGATATTTATTTCAACCTGTATTGCAGGAACGGATCAATTATGTATTAGCGACAACACTTACGTTTGTGGCATGGGGCATATGGCATTTCCTGTATTTTTTCATAGAGGGAACAATTTCGGATATTGATGCCTTGCCGTTTTTGATAGGTCTTATTACAAATTGCTTTATCCTGTCTGCACTGTTCACAAAGACGAAGAATCTGTGGTTATGCGTAATGACTCATTCTTTGATAAATGTATGCTCGCAGTTATTTACGGAAGGGAACGTTTATGTGTCATATGCATGCAAGGCACTTATTGTAGCAGTGGCAATAGTGATTGTATATTTCTGTAAAGGCCATAAGTGCGATGAGATGGAATATTACAGCAGTACTTAA
- a CDS encoding helix-turn-helix domain-containing protein, with the protein MLDQTKTGMFICDLRKEKGLTQKQLADEIGVSDKTISKWENGHGMPDTSIMPDLCRVLEININELLSGEHLTTENYNGKAEDNMVKLIKNSEDEKKKEQGRVIGTIIGLFLLVLFLYIIILVSSGGSNQVLWFLDAPSLVAVLGFQLIGLAASGQFYNFFRGIKITFAPKSVPSEELPALAQRLEYAVGFGIRLTILAGAISSLIGFVLTMQNLSSPETIGPTMAVCVLTLFYACLIALFMYVIKGRLHRISES; encoded by the coding sequence ATGCTTGATCAGACAAAAACGGGAATGTTCATATGCGATCTGCGAAAGGAAAAGGGGCTTACACAAAAACAACTGGCTGATGAAATTGGCGTTAGTGATAAGACTATTTCAAAATGGGAAAACGGTCACGGAATGCCGGACACCTCAATCATGCCCGATTTGTGCAGAGTTCTGGAGATAAATATCAACGAGCTCTTATCCGGCGAGCACCTGACCACAGAGAATTATAACGGAAAGGCGGAAGACAATATGGTAAAGCTAATTAAGAACAGTGAAGATGAAAAAAAGAAGGAACAAGGCAGAGTCATCGGCACCATTATAGGGCTTTTTCTTTTAGTACTGTTTCTGTATATCATAATCCTGGTATCATCAGGTGGTTCAAATCAGGTGTTGTGGTTTCTTGACGCACCATCTTTAGTGGCAGTACTTGGTTTTCAACTTATAGGGCTTGCAGCATCAGGGCAGTTCTACAATTTCTTCAGAGGCATCAAAATTACTTTTGCCCCTAAATCAGTTCCTTCGGAAGAACTTCCGGCATTGGCACAGAGATTAGAATACGCTGTCGGTTTTGGAATAAGACTCACTATTCTTGCAGGAGCAATCTCCAGTCTCATTGGTTTTGTTCTTACTATGCAGAATCTCTCCTCCCCCGAAACCATCGGTCCGACTATGGCAGTATGCGTATTAACGCTGTTTTACGCTTGTCTTATAGCACTTTTTATGTACGTGATCAAAGGACGTCTGCACAGAATAAGCGAGAGCTGA
- a CDS encoding mechanosensitive ion channel domain-containing protein yields MKDTKKSKTKATIRLSKLSMHIILIIATIVFSVVSFMFFFKDMETKLIPQVNRAIIQVSKILPQLQENEDALREINAKLEKSREDIYKHNKDALYDRTETDEESVESVIEHTLSWMNRVTKLRVGRGGHVLVVSKDDLTILAHPDETFIGSKLELVFGDTDKLDVPDLEEMSGKLTEEDIANEYGFFIPAKILDRNLDLESLSASMDEGIIGSTFSYRDTYIICGETLRQAISFIVFRCFFATLIFYIIGWVIVRYIGFCFAWQKYDNKNFRRKIISCTLIAVVIYFSTIWYYQEMSTMTGDLATMNQHARVAVETLNTYRDYRKELSEWLDSQYLDQCRLAAQLVLSKGKNNVTRKDLAEYAKDLDVEYIYVFDKNGKVMVTNSPYDHFVLSNDPDDQSYAFRTLLDGTDYVIQDPRDDESEGEYKQYIGVSIRDENDLADGFVQVAIDPSLRERLIGPIDVQTVLDNMVIGLPKYALAINKDDMTIAATTGLGYENASVEDIGLDVEEIRGDYNGIEIINGDTYYAGISETEDLYLMPICKSTDNTNVFFISLKMAAFFMVTCILIVLIAIFAYKRIFKNIENTESKAAEEGGANNGNAGTAIFNSLNDIIKVQEKFGFEERWENQSTIPVNKQPPEMRIKKIIYRILLVFSSLLIAYEFLVIMAGVDTRRLDGFAYVLLGNWDEGLNLFSFSYCLFLFCVLYVFKELLNQILYSIARITDLRTETMLLLFKNAIKYAAALLFLYMGLAKFGVDTRTLWASAGVLSLMVGFGAKDLVNDIIAGIFIIFEGTLKIGDYVIIGGWGGIVKEIGIRSTKVVSYADTKIFNNSSIKDVINCNGEVAKEVVKFPIAYDLDLLEIEKLLEEELPKISENIVGLVKPLRYEGVNAIEDGCVMLRIRLYVIPRYSRKAARAVLREIKILFDKNGIGSPFNYEGMQRSEDESDSSTDSSEEEEDSDDDDDDDFI; encoded by the coding sequence ATGAAAGATACAAAGAAATCTAAAACGAAAGCTACAATAAGACTATCAAAACTAAGCATGCACATAATTCTGATCATTGCAACTATCGTTTTTTCAGTGGTATCATTTATGTTTTTCTTTAAAGATATGGAAACGAAATTGATACCGCAGGTAAATCGTGCCATTATTCAGGTTTCAAAAATACTTCCCCAACTTCAGGAAAATGAAGATGCACTAAGAGAAATCAATGCAAAGCTGGAAAAGAGCCGCGAAGATATATATAAACACAATAAGGATGCGCTTTATGACAGGACAGAAACGGATGAAGAAAGTGTAGAAAGTGTTATTGAGCATACACTTTCATGGATGAACAGGGTCACAAAGCTCCGTGTCGGAAGAGGCGGGCATGTTCTTGTTGTCTCAAAGGACGACCTGACAATTCTGGCGCATCCTGATGAAACGTTTATAGGTTCAAAACTGGAACTGGTCTTTGGCGACACTGATAAACTGGATGTTCCGGATTTGGAAGAAATGAGCGGAAAGCTTACCGAAGAAGATATTGCTAACGAATATGGGTTCTTTATTCCTGCTAAAATATTGGATAGAAATCTCGACCTTGAGAGTTTATCAGCCTCTATGGATGAGGGGATAATCGGGTCAACCTTCTCTTATAGGGACACGTATATTATTTGCGGAGAGACACTTCGTCAGGCAATTTCCTTTATAGTATTCAGGTGCTTTTTTGCAACTTTAATTTTCTATATTATTGGATGGGTTATAGTTCGCTATATTGGTTTTTGTTTCGCCTGGCAAAAATATGATAATAAGAATTTCAGACGCAAGATAATATCCTGCACGCTTATCGCTGTTGTTATTTACTTTTCTACCATCTGGTATTATCAGGAAATGTCCACAATGACAGGGGATCTTGCTACCATGAACCAACATGCCCGGGTGGCAGTGGAGACCTTAAATACCTACAGGGACTATCGAAAAGAGCTTTCCGAGTGGCTGGATTCTCAGTATCTTGACCAGTGCCGGCTGGCTGCGCAACTCGTATTATCAAAAGGTAAGAACAACGTTACTCGAAAAGACCTTGCAGAATATGCTAAAGATCTGGATGTGGAATACATCTATGTCTTTGATAAAAACGGTAAGGTCATGGTCACAAACTCGCCGTATGATCATTTCGTTTTAAGTAATGATCCTGATGACCAGTCATATGCATTCAGAACCCTGCTGGATGGAACGGACTATGTTATTCAGGATCCCCGGGATGACGAATCAGAGGGAGAATATAAACAGTATATAGGCGTCAGCATCCGTGATGAGAATGATCTTGCGGATGGCTTTGTTCAGGTTGCAATTGATCCTTCGCTCAGAGAGCGGCTTATTGGTCCTATTGATGTACAAACTGTTCTGGACAACATGGTAATAGGACTTCCTAAGTATGCGCTGGCTATAAACAAGGATGATATGACAATTGCTGCAACTACAGGGCTGGGCTATGAAAATGCCAGCGTTGAGGATATCGGACTGGATGTAGAGGAAATAAGAGGAGATTATAACGGAATTGAAATCATAAATGGTGATACATATTATGCCGGAATAAGCGAAACAGAAGACCTGTATCTGATGCCGATATGCAAAAGCACTGATAACACCAATGTCTTTTTCATTTCACTGAAGATGGCGGCTTTCTTTATGGTTACATGCATCCTTATTGTGCTGATAGCTATATTTGCCTATAAGAGAATCTTTAAGAATATAGAAAACACTGAATCAAAGGCAGCTGAAGAAGGCGGAGCAAATAATGGAAATGCAGGCACTGCGATTTTTAATTCTCTTAACGACATTATAAAGGTTCAGGAAAAGTTTGGCTTCGAAGAAAGATGGGAGAATCAGAGCACAATACCTGTCAATAAGCAGCCACCCGAAATGCGTATAAAAAAGATAATCTACCGCATATTACTGGTATTTTCTTCCCTGCTGATTGCATATGAATTTTTGGTAATTATGGCGGGAGTGGATACCAGAAGGCTGGATGGATTTGCATATGTGCTCCTTGGAAACTGGGATGAGGGACTAAATCTCTTTTCATTTTCCTACTGCCTGTTCCTTTTCTGTGTATTGTATGTATTTAAGGAGCTGCTTAATCAGATACTATACAGCATAGCAAGGATAACGGATCTGCGTACGGAAACAATGCTGCTTCTTTTTAAAAATGCCATTAAATATGCAGCTGCTCTGCTTTTCCTATACATGGGACTGGCGAAGTTTGGCGTAGATACCAGGACTTTATGGGCATCAGCAGGAGTGCTGTCTCTTATGGTAGGTTTTGGTGCCAAGGACCTGGTCAATGACATAATTGCCGGTATCTTCATCATATTTGAGGGAACCTTAAAAATCGGTGACTATGTAATTATAGGAGGCTGGGGTGGAATAGTTAAGGAGATAGGAATACGCTCCACGAAAGTTGTTTCATATGCAGATACCAAGATCTTCAACAATTCATCGATAAAGGATGTCATTAATTGCAATGGTGAAGTGGCCAAAGAGGTAGTAAAATTCCCCATCGCATACGATCTTGATCTTTTGGAGATTGAAAAACTGCTTGAAGAAGAGCTTCCAAAAATTTCAGAAAATATTGTCGGGCTTGTAAAGCCTTTAAGATACGAGGGCGTCAATGCAATTGAAGATGGTTGCGTAATGCTAAGAATACGACTTTACGTAATACCCAGATATTCCAGGAAGGCCGCAAGAGCCGTGCTTAGAGAAATCAAAATCCTCTTTGATAAAAATGGTATCGGTTCACCGTTCAATTATGAAGGAATGCAAAGATCCGAAGACGAAAGCGATTCATCTACGGATTCTTCCGAGGAAGAAGAGGATAGTGATGACGATGATGATGATGATTTTATTTAA
- a CDS encoding DUF6765 family protein — MQEDFHYYATYCAAFLAGYDHEESLLVAYSAQFVDLCTRTLLAKIKGPSDAATTQMQLELMDARTDPVGLQDITRIWSSFHFLPRDLYANKPGCSKRYLDKYRLVCGPNGDLVLKTVELAKGKPLESVGIAMHVLADTWAHSNFAGTPSLVINNTNYYFYELFPEGDGYREKQITFVHKTSTPDDLDNSIYTNSLYQTNENSIMNLGHGRAGHLPDYSFVRYKYLPAWGEYEELIKDNPSDYMKAFTQMIQAMKYIRGDISYFLKEEYDTKAVEPYLDRIKGIIEKRQVIACEDWKAFGEDLSGQKIEDHKIDKYFAEYAGSSKKDDTFIGRFTRGAMAHKGMVIEAIQRSDNKLAGITK; from the coding sequence ATGCAGGAAGATTTTCATTACTATGCTACATATTGCGCAGCATTTTTAGCAGGCTATGACCATGAGGAGAGCCTTCTGGTAGCTTACAGTGCTCAGTTTGTAGATTTGTGCACGAGGACACTGCTTGCAAAGATTAAAGGACCCTCAGATGCGGCTACCACACAGATGCAGCTTGAGCTTATGGATGCAAGAACCGATCCGGTGGGACTACAGGATATTACAAGAATATGGTCTTCATTCCATTTTCTGCCCAGAGACTTGTATGCAAATAAGCCGGGATGTTCCAAGAGATATCTTGATAAGTACAGATTGGTCTGCGGACCCAACGGAGATCTTGTTTTAAAAACCGTTGAGCTCGCAAAAGGAAAACCCTTAGAGTCGGTTGGCATTGCAATGCACGTTCTTGCAGATACCTGGGCACACAGCAATTTTGCGGGAACACCATCTCTTGTAATAAACAATACAAACTACTACTTCTATGAGTTGTTCCCTGAGGGAGATGGCTATAGAGAAAAGCAGATAACATTTGTTCACAAGACATCAACACCGGATGATCTTGACAACAGCATTTACACGAACAGCCTGTATCAGACCAATGAAAATTCCATCATGAATCTTGGTCATGGCAGAGCAGGACATCTTCCGGATTACAGCTTTGTAAGATATAAATATCTTCCGGCCTGGGGAGAATATGAAGAGCTCATTAAGGATAATCCAAGCGATTATATGAAAGCCTTCACTCAGATGATCCAGGCAATGAAGTACATCAGGGGAGATATTTCTTACTTCCTGAAAGAGGAATATGACACTAAGGCAGTAGAGCCTTATCTGGACAGAATAAAGGGAATTATCGAAAAGAGACAGGTCATTGCCTGCGAAGACTGGAAGGCCTTCGGAGAAGACTTGTCGGGACAGAAGATAGAAGATCATAAAATCGATAAGTACTTTGCTGAATATGCAGGCAGTTCTAAGAAGGATGATACTTTTATCGGCAGATTCACAAGGGGCGCGATGGCTCACAAGGGCATGGTAATAGAGGCAATACAGAGGTCAGACAATAAGCTTGCCGGTATTACAAAGTAA
- a CDS encoding TIGR00266 family protein: MNCEIKGGNFPVAICTMEAGDAILCETGAMSWYAGGVKMETNTGGGIGKMLGRALSGESAFMNRYFAERPGILALGACSPGEIREIDVTGRPIVVQKGSFLAMDEGVNLDIFFQKKLQAGLFAGEGFIMNKLSGRGKALIEIDGGAVEYELQPGEKMTIDTGYLVMCDDTVTIDVAMVEGLDNILFGGEGLMNTVVTGPGRIILQTQPLVQFASTIAELIHNKK, encoded by the coding sequence ATGAATTGTGAAATTAAAGGTGGAAACTTTCCGGTAGCTATCTGCACGATGGAAGCTGGAGACGCTATCTTATGTGAAACAGGTGCTATGTCCTGGTACGCAGGTGGCGTTAAGATGGAAACAAATACCGGTGGCGGAATTGGCAAGATGCTCGGCCGTGCATTGTCAGGCGAGTCTGCTTTTATGAACCGCTATTTTGCTGAGCGTCCCGGCATCCTTGCACTTGGTGCATGCTCACCCGGTGAAATCCGTGAGATTGATGTTACAGGTCGTCCCATTGTTGTTCAGAAGGGTTCCTTCCTTGCAATGGATGAAGGCGTAAACCTTGATATCTTCTTCCAGAAGAAGCTTCAGGCAGGCTTATTCGCCGGTGAAGGATTCATCATGAACAAGCTTTCCGGACGTGGAAAGGCTCTTATCGAGATCGATGGTGGCGCTGTAGAGTATGAACTTCAGCCCGGCGAGAAGATGACTATTGATACAGGTTATCTTGTAATGTGTGATGACACAGTAACTATTGATGTCGCTATGGTTGAAGGCCTTGATAATATTCTCTTCGGTGGAGAAGGTCTCATGAATACAGTAGTTACAGGTCCCGGCCGTATAATTCTTCAGACTCAGCCGCTCGTACAGTTTGCTAGTACAATTGCTGAACTTATTCACAATAAGAAGTAA